From one Lotus japonicus ecotype B-129 chromosome 3, LjGifu_v1.2 genomic stretch:
- the LOC130743604 gene encoding DNA-directed RNA polymerase II subunit 4-like yields MSGEEEENAAELKIGDEFLKAKCLMNCEVSLILDHKYEQLQQSSDDPMNQVSQVFEKSLQYVKRFSRYKNPDAARQVREILARYQLAEFELCVLGNLCPETVEEAIAMVPSIKVDIFFFSFV; encoded by the exons ATGTCtggggaagaggaagaaaacgCTGCAGAACTCAAAATCGGAGACG AGTTTTTGAAGGCAAAGTGCTTGATGAACTGTGAAGTTTCATTGATTCTTGACCACAAGTATGAGCAGCTTCAACAGTCATCTGATGACCCCATGAATCAAGTTTCTCA GGTATTTGAAAAGTCATTGCAGTATGTGAAACGTTTTAGCCGGTATAAAAATCCTGATGCTGCTAGACAAGTCCGAGA AATTCTTGCTAGATATCAGTTGGCCGAGTTTGAG CTGTGTGTCCTAGGCAATCTTTGTCCGGAAACTGTGGAGGAAGCTATTGCTATGGTTCCATCTATCAAGGTAGATatatttttcttctcctttgtGTAA